The window TCGATGATGACAGAAACGGACTTGTGGACGACTGCCTCGGCTGGGTAAACTGAACTTTTCCACATGGGGTGTTTGCGggctttcccttcttgctGGGCCTGTTGTCTCCGGTTTTCTCGCGTAGCCTCCTGTTTCGCACCCCATCTGACGCCTTTGGCTTCTCGTGCGTGGCCTTGCTAGtagtgtgtctctcttcgccgtgtctctcggtctccgtttccccagTGCCcgcggccttctcccttccgaCTCCCGTCttgtcgttttctcctggAGACGCTTCGTGCGACTGTCCCTCTCGTCCACGAGTCTGTCTCCTTTACTGcctcccttcgtctctgcgtgtcctcttctctgtctctttttcctctcctgcgttgCCGTCCATTCTGGctccctgcctcgcccttGACATCTAAAGCTCTGTTCACACCCACATCTTCGCCTGGACTTGGCCGCATTCAATGTGTCCACACGCAAACGCACTCCCGTCAACAAGACGCGCAAGGGCGTTCACTGGGCCTGGCCGCGGTCAGCAACACGCGAAGAGACATGCCGCGCCTCAGTCCGTTTGGAACTTGGATGTCTCGAGCTAGGGAGGCGCCCGCAGGTTGCGGGACACCAACTTTTTTTCGACGAAAACGGCGGAACACCATGAGGTGTCTACCCCGCACAGGCAGCAAGTTGAGGACTTGAGATTTTTCTCGAGCGGTCCGTGCCTTTTTCACAGGACTTTATCCACGGCGACAACGACCCAGACGACGACAACGGGCACGGGACCGCCTCCGCGGGGATCATCGCAGCGGAGCCGAACAACCACATCGGCATGGCCGGCATCTGCTGGGGGTGCGAAATCATGATTTTGAAGGCGTTGAACAAAGACATCAAAGGCACCGTCAGCAGCTTCGCTCGTGCCATCGATTACGCCTTGGGCAAGGGCGTCAAAATCTCCAACAACAGCTacggcggccgaggcagTGGTTTCCACGGACTCGAACAAGCCGTCGAACGCGCTCGCGCGGCCGGAATGGTCTTTGTGGCGGCGGCGGGGAACTACAACGGAAACAACGACAACGACAAGTCAGACGCGATGCCGGAAGCATCCACTGGTCCACATGCCAAGAGAGTCCCAGCCTGCCTCAACGCAGTCCCTAATCCGAGACTGGGCAACGAACGGTTTGCAGTCTGATGAGTCGTGAGATGTTTACGGATAGATGCATAGATGTGGACAGGGAAAGATtggaaaacgagagggtATGTGTGTAGGCATTGGACTCAGCACACACTAACGCCCCCGTCAGGAGCAAGTCGCCGTTCGGCGATCCCTGCTGATGCCGCCGAACCGTTACGGTGGTTCACCGCCCGTCGGTCCGTGTGCATCTCTGTCCATAGCAACAGGCACTTTCACACATGCACGTGCAAAAAGCTGTggacgcgccgccgcgtgCCGCAAGGCCTGGACGAGACTCCTCTCGAGATGCGTGACTGTTTGCAGGGATCCAGTGTTTCCGGCCTCCTACCTGCTGGACAACATCATTTCTGTCGCAGCCATTACACGGTCCGGCAGTCTCGCGAATTTTTCCAGCTACGGAAAGACGCAGGTGGACATTGCGGCGCCTGGGGCGCAAATCATGTCGACGTCCTTGAGCGGAACGTACCGCAGTGTCGAGGGCACGAGTTTCGCGGTCCCCTTTGTCTCCGGCGCAGTCGCGTTGGTTTGGTCGCGGTTCCCCTATCTCCCGTATCGAGAAGTGATCGACCGCATCCTGAGAAATGCAAAGTACAATCCTCAACTCCAGGGTAGGCGCGGGGACGAGCAGCTTAGTGTCACCTCGTGCGAGGTTCTTCGCTTGGTGCCGCGAAACGCCTTCGTCCGCACATCTCCCTCGGCGCGTTGCTCGACTCCCGTCCTCCCCCTCTTGTGCCTCCTGCCTGCACGGGTTGTGTTTAGGCTACATTGCGACTTCGGGCGTTCTGGACATCCGGAAGGCGCTGACGAACGGCGCAGCGTCGCTCCCGCCCTTTGACGCCTCCAGCTCCCCCGCCCTGTTGGACCCGAACACCGCGCTGTCGCGCTGTGCCGACTTGCGCTGCCATCCGCTGGCGACGTGCGTCGTGACTTCGACCTTGCAGAAGTCTTGTCAGTGCCCGCAAGGCTACCACGGAAACGGATACGAGTGTCGAGACATCGACGAGTGCGCCTTCAATCCCTGTGGTCCCGCCTCCGTGTGCAGAAACCTCCCTGGGTCGTTTGAATGCAAGTGCAGAGAAGGATTTCGACAAGTCGCTGACACGTGCGTCGACATCGACGAGTGCCGGGAGTCTTGGGGAGGACGGAGTCCTGGACAGGCGTGTCCACTCCAGGCGGTTTGCCAGAATTTCAGTGGATCTTTCGACTGTGTGTGTCCTCACGGCTCCGCGTGGAATGCACAGTCTGGGTACAACGCCCAGTGTTTGACCCTCAGTAAGGAcggaaaaacgaaaggaaggcgaaactCGATAAACGTCCGGGCAGACCAGAGCGCCTTCGGAAACGATtttcgcggcggcgcctcacGTGGAAACACACACCGTTAAGCCGGTTGGGAACGTCCTTAGCTCACCAGACAGCAGGCGTGCGACGGCAGTGGACAGACTGCGCGAATCGAAACAGCCCACGCAtctgaagacgagaaaggttCCGGGCGTTTTCGGTGCTCACGGCGGGTGTCCACCGAGCGACGGAAGCACCTGAAACAACATGGCATCCCCCTGTTTATTTGCGAACGAAACGCAAATAAACAGGATAAATACATGCATAAAGGTTCAccggcagagacacccgcgcgtccacacacacactcacaCGCGTTTCCGCATTTTGGAGCCTCCATCTGTGTGCCGGTTTCGTCTTtgacacacagacagagaaataGAAGCCGCAGTCTAGGTAGGCCTCTCGAACTGATTCCAAACGCGTGGAGGCGCACGTGGCAGGAAGATGTGTCTCGGAGAGCGTCCGACACTTTGGTGTATTCTTTGCGTTCTTTGCGCCGTTCCTGTGCTGCTTTTTAGACACTCCTCCGACCGGTCCGTGCGTGAACAACGGCGGCTGCGGAATGAATGCACTGTGCCAGGCTTCAGGCGCTGTCCTTTACTACCAGCGAACGTGTGTTTGTCTGAATGGGTACGAGAAGCTGAACGCGTCGCTCCAAGCAGGATTCCTCGGAGACGGTCGGGAGGTGTGCATCCGCGAGGGCATCATCGAATCGGAGATCAGGCGCTATATCGCCATTATGCAGTCTTTCGCCACTCGGGAGACCACAAACAAATCGGTTGAAGCTGTTCCGACATCTGAGACCCAAAATACTGGGGACGCGAGCAAAGGCGGGGGTGCCGGAGATCTCTTGACTGGAGCCTGGCTTTGGCCCAGAAGTTCACCTCCGCCTCCCGCTTCAAATGGTGTTGCTCCATGCTTCTTTGGATTTTGTCTCCTAGGGGGCTTCCCCGATGCCAACAACGGCCcgtgaaggaaaaagagggtGTCTCGTTTTCGGAGGGATAGACGCCAATGAAATCGATCGTCACCCTCCACGCCCTGTTCCCACATGCTTGGTGGACCGAATAcgccagagacgaaaaagcgcCTACTCCGCAGCACAGCCTTGTGCACACAGCCGACGCAGGAGGCTCTGCCGCTCAAGTGGAAACACCGCCGCTTCGCCaggatgcatgcgccccgGAGGCCCCAGTAGAGCCTCGGAGAGTCGCCCAGGCTTCTGCTGAGTAGAAGACATGTTTGTTTGCCACAGACGCCTCTGCACCAAGAGAGCCGAGGTGACGCGACATCGCAGCAGCTTCTGAACTGTACTCGGTGTGTGTGCTCCGGTGTAGACGAGAGGGGCTGTACTGTGAACGGGATAGTCGTCATTCTGTTGGCGATGCCTGCGTTGGGCTCGTAGAACAGCCTGGGTCGTACAGGTATCtcagaggaagagccgccgCAGCCCCTAGCGTCTAGATCGGCGTCACTCTAAATCTATTTCGTGGGCTTTCACGTGCGTTATTCCGAGTGATCATTTCCAGAGTTGGCGCTAGCCTTGATTTGCGAATGCTGGGGACGAAAAGGGTAAGCAAAGGGAAAGACTGGGAACACTTGCGTTTTAGCGTTGGATAtaaaactgcatgcacttgtATACGCGGATACCCAACCGACTTCGAATTGAGTTGGCGGAGCACGAACGCTCACCAATAGAACCGTGTGCCGCTTGTGAAACGTGATATATTTCCATTGCCTTTGACGTGCAGACCTGGCGGTGCTGGGAGGTCGGAGGATGAGcaagaaacacgagagactGTGTGCGTTTTGCGGGTGAAACGTCCGGAACCAATCGCTTGAGATGCAGATGACGGTGTGTAATCGGCCGAATCCGTTTCGCTCTGGTCCCGAGACGAGAAGCCAAGACGACTTCTGGGAGTTACACAACCCGCAACCCTAACCACGGCAGTAATGTTCAACCGACAAGATGTGCTCGGTGAACCACATGCCCACACGAACTTAACACCGAAAAAGCGAAGCATGAACAACTGCTGGTATCCAGCCGTCAAcacttctccgtcgcctggGCGTTTCGCACCGGCTCCGACTGCATGCCGGATAGTGTTTTGGATCAAGCAACGTGCCTTCCACATTTTCCTACAAATAGGAACTCTCTTTCTCATCTTTGCCTCTCTTAGCGATGGAAATCGGTTACCAACACCCATACCCGCGCGGTGCATGGCTGTGTCGCCACCGATCGTTTTGGACTTTCAGAAAACGTAGGCAATCCCAGCAGGTCGTGTAATGCCCTCTATCTCTGCTAGCAGCTCTGTATGTATGAAGCGTTGCCACACGATACACTCTGAGTTTGCTGAGTCATCGTCTTCTgctggacggcgagaaaccGGTGTATCTATGCCGCGTTGGCCTTCGCTGCCGGTCGTAAGGTGTTTTGTTTgtcgacaggagagacagggaagaagcctAATCGGCAGTTGACACTCAACTGCGCCGCCAAGTCTCCCCCCGTAGCTGTCTGACAGACACGTGACAGGCGAATTGAAGTACATGCGAAGCTGTTGAACGAGCGAAATGTCGTCTTCAACGGCCGCGATGGTTTGCCtgagaggaagcaaacaACGAGACTCTGCCGCACTGGCGGGTCAAACATCACAGACTGGCGCGGAAATGTTTCGCTCCTGTGCTAAACACTGGACAAGCTGAAGGTCATTGTCTGCGGGCACTTTGCAACTGGCTCTTGTGTATTGCATGACCACGTGCTTACATCAAATGGACGGTTTTCCTGTCCCTTGCCGGACTGGGCGGCAGCAGACTCGCGAGCGAGTACGAGGTCGATAACCGGGCACGGACTTCCTCCAGCTGTGTCTCTGTAGCAACGAGACAGTACTTCTTCTGGCAGGTGGATGCTTACGCAAATAATGAAGTAAGTCGCACGTGAACTCACAGCGTTTGGCTGAAGCTCGGCAACACGCACCTCCCTCACGTGTATTCATGTCTGTGCATAGGTGCGGCGGCACCTGCTTCAATTAAATGCGCCGTGATATCCACATTATTGTCCACGAAATGCCAGCAAACACTTTCacacagaaagggaagaatATGAACAAAGGCCGTGACACACAAGTCCACCTTTGTGTATCAAAGTGCACCGGGTCATGCCACCCCGGTGTGATCACCGACGGAACCGACCTCCTCGCTGGCGTGGAATCCACGCCAGCGATTTCGAACCAGCAGTTTTTTATCACCTACCTGCGGAACCGAGCATCTTtttcgagaagaagagctgtGCAAGGTCGACGTGCGCCCGGACAGAACTGTTCTTCGCTTTCACTGCAGCGAGTATCTGACGCTCGACGCCGGCATACGGCCTCTGGAGCTCCCTCATGGCTTTGATTAAATGCCCAACACAACCAGAGGGTAACCCATGGGTCTTCAACATGTCCAGAGCGAGCCGTGCATGCCTTAGTGCGAGCCGAGGCCTGCCGTCATCCCAGTATCGAACGGCAATATTATGCAAACTGATGAAGCGTTGGGGTGAAAAAACGGCGTCTGGCAAGTGACAAGTATGCTGCGTTGCCCTTCCTGTAGAGCTCCGGGAacttcgctcgcttctttgGGTACTTTGTATTCTGCTTCTGAGGTGATACAAAACACGTCGCACATCTGCCTGTCTTTCAATTTGCCTCTCCTTGCAGCACCATAGAGCTGCGCCTGTACTATGCAGGTGCCCATAATGCTGACTCCAACCAGTTTCCGCAGAGCTCAGCACACTTGcggggagaggggagacacacagcgcGGCTTTCGAAGTTCTTCCGAAAGAAACACAGTCTGTGTTTGAGAGCACGAGACCCAAGGGTGTCTGCATGCCGCTTGCGGTTGCGCGTTTTCGCAGGTCGGCCTTTCGGGCATGAATCCCCGCGTTCCTTCGTGACGCAACTGAGAAATTGTTTCTTCTGATAGAGCAGGGCGGACCGCTCAGTTGGTCCATGGAGAGCTGCCTCCGGTGAAGACACGTTTGCGAACCTCCCCAGTCTTCGACTGCGTCGACGCCGTCGCTGGGAGCGGTGGACCCGACGCTCGCAGGGCTTTCTTGTCCTGGGAGAACCTTCGATTGTTATGCCACAACAAAAAACCGGGAATCGAAATACAGTCGAAGATCGACTCTCACCAGCTGCTCCATCTCAGGCATGCCTGCGCTTGGTCGTCATTCCACTTgcacgaaagggaagaaaaataAGGAGGAACGGAGTTCTGGTCCCTGTGCCTACATGGCAATGCGATGGCACAgtgtcgcttctcttgcTGCGAAAAAAACTGACTAGGTACCAGCCGCGAAAATGGTGGAGAAGACGTGCCTGTGGGCAGTTTACCGAGACGGAATCCCGGCACTCGCGAGTTTGTCGGTGAGAagcctgtctcgcctcgtcttcaaTCGGCGGACTCGCAGGTCTCTCATCTACACAGGTTGATTCGCGACTCGTGTTGTCTCGGCCTCCAGAAGCTTGCACTGACCACTCGTGGCTTTCGTCGATTGCTGGTTTTCCTGAGATTCGTTCCTCCGTACGGGATTGTTTGCCACCCTCGCCCAGTTTTCTGTTTGTTACGGCCTCGGCGTGTCCTTTTGCTGTCCGATAATGCAGccgtttccctgtctcgcgcgcAGCGCTCTGGCGACAGGGACTGTTGGAAGCGAGCCAttgtttcgctctctttacctcttcttccccacgTTCTGCGTAGGGTCATCGGCACATACACACTCGACCAGAGAGATGCAACATTTGCCTTCCAGAAACAGGCCACCGAAAAGCCCATCCTTTGTGCAAACTAAGGGCAGCTTTGCGGACTGACCTGAACGGCCAGTTCACCATGGTGCGTTGGGAATCGCTGAACTCGTCATGATCCCCGTGGGGATGCATCCATTCACGTGACTGCTAGTCTCCAGTTGTGTATGCGTTTTTTCACTGCTGTGGAAAATCCACCGTCGCTCAGAAGAATCCCGACATCTCTGCAacggtttttcttcgcacCTCGGCATTCGGAAAGCCTTTAAGACCACATTGCTCCTTCACTCAACGAGTGTACGCCCTTAAGGGGTCGGACATACAAGCGTCGCGATAATTATATGCGTGAAGCGCTTTTTGTGTGAGGGGGGGTCGTACGCTCAACTGATAAGGATGACTCTACTCACGAgcctgttcttctctggaTACGGCCTCACTTTCCGGGATGGCGAAAGCGACGGATGCCGTTGTCGGTCTCCCTTGCTCCATGTTGGCGGCATTAACTTCCAAAGAACGTCAGAAACTGAGCAAGTGGCGACATCTACCTCACAATGCCTGTGTCATTAAAGGCCAACCACGGGATCCTTTTCTAGTGAGAAGGCGCCTGTCACAGCTCCATAAAGAACACGATACGGAGACGCTCGCCTACAAGAGAGACTGTCATTCCTCATGAGCTCAGTTCAACAATATCGGGCCGAGCATGACGCATTTCTTTGCCCAGCCTCCCTTCAACTTGTCTAATTCTAACcagggaaacgggaaaaaccATGCAGCTAGAcgtcgctgtcgctcctcCTGGGCTGCTACTTTCACCTACAAGTGTGTGTCTGCAATGCCATCCACTAACAAATGCGCTCCTGCGTGGGGTGTGTAGACTGAAAAGTCTGGGACCTGTCCGGAATCTTGTGCCCCATTTCCTCAGAAGTTGTCATTGGCCATGCTTAACTATCTGGCTAACTGCACGCTTCCGAAGTACTTTTCTGACGCGAGATTCTTCTATGCTGTATCTTGGTGCAAGACTACTTGCTGAAACAACCTGCTCGTCTCTCAATAGCGTTTGACGGGTCGGAGAGTCTGTGTGTTGTGCTGTTATGAACGGTGGCATTCAAAGAATCGATTTTCTTCTGTATCTCTACACGCTCTGAGGCACAGCGCCTCTTTTAACGACGAAGGATTGCAGCCCATTTCTGTGCAGCCGAAGAAGATTAGAAAAGTGGGAAATCGTGCGGTCGACGTTGAAGGAGCACTTCGTTACCGCACGGTTTCACACCTCGATTTATCATCCTGGCCACGAAGACACAGTACCGGTCGAACATGACGAGAGGCAAGGCGTACTCGCAGTGTAGTCTGGTGCCTTTTTCATTCGTGTTTACTGCCTCACAGGTGGATTTTTTCCGATCCGCAGGATTTCCCGGTGGACAAAAATCCAGCAGTATACGCGGTGGCGCTCCTGTGTAGACTGTGCAACTTCAGGATCGAAGCCACGCTGTACAAATGAGAAGGACTGCAAAGCAAGATAATGGGTGTGTAGGTGGCGCCTGCTAGTGGAAACCTTGCAAACCCTCAGAGTTCGTTTCTGCATTTGACTGACACCGGATAAACCGACAAAGAGGTGAAAATTTTCACACCGGTTTCAGGCGCAGGCCATTCTGAGGGTCGGGGCACACGACGAGCCACGGTTTTAGACTTCCCAGCTTCCACCAAGCAGAGACCACAAGAAAGGGAAATCTTCAAAATCAAAACATGGACTCTTCCTCCCTAATAGAGCAACAacgaacggaaagaaaaagccTCTGGGGGGCCGGCTGACGTATCTCGACTTTGCGGGATTCACGCAATTGCATGCGTCGGCGCCCGTAAAAGAAAATGCAGTCACCATCTGAAACTACATCACCGAAACTTGGTCTTGTCTTTTGGTGTTCCACAGAAGAAcacccttctctcttctgtccacTGTCTTTGTTCCCGAAGTGGATGCGGCCTCGGTTCTGTTCGCTCTTCCCCCTCCGGCCTTCTAGAAACAACCCCTCGGGTCAccgacgcgagaaacgcaaCCGTTATTATCCACGAACCTCTGGATTGAATCCGAACGAACGTCCACCAGGCGAATTGAATATCTGTGACCTCCAtctttgccttttcctctgtccaTCCGAATGTGTCTTTTTGTTATGTAAAGCTCAGGCGGCGCAGCTTTCTGTATCCTCGGCACACCAAACGGGTGATTTCGGCCAGTAGTGTCTACGGCATTTCCCGACGATTTTCTTCGTGTCTGACCGGGAAAgccgctctctttttctttccttttttctgttcctgtACTTTTCTTTCGGCCTTTCCCCTCACCTCTTCGCCATGTGGCTGCGTTTGACGCGCTTCGTCCGTTTCGCGGCGAACAACGCCGGGGTTAGGCAGACAGTCAAAAAAGACGCGGCGAAGCAAGGCGCCGGAGTCGCTGAAGCGGTGGCCAAGAATGCAGGGGAAACGGCTGCGAAGGCCGCGGAGGAAGTGAAAGGTAAAGCtgaggcgtctctcttcgcgtcttcttggGAGCGCTTCAAAAAGTACGGAATGACCACGCATTTCTGGGGCCCGATCGCGAACTGGGGACTGGTCCTCGCTGGGTTGTCTGACATGCAGAAATCGCCGGAAATCATCAGTGAAAGAATGACAACTGTTTTGTGTATCTACAGTCTGCTCTTCATGCGTTTCGCCTACATGGTGCAGCCGCGAAATTACCTCCTTTTCACCTGTCACTTCTGCAATGAAGGCGTCCAACTCACTCAGCTCTTCCGGAAGCTAAAGTACAACTCAGAGCGAGCCGAAAAATCCGCCAAAGcttgagaaaaaacgcgcgcgTCAACGGTCACTGACACGCGGACTCGAAACGCCCTGCTTGACGAGGCGTTGTCGGCTTTCGCGAAATGCCGAATTCGAAATCCTCCTATTCCCTGTCAAGTGATGAGATACGCGCGCAGCGGCAGGGGCCGTAGGCCTGGTTCAAGAGAAGATGTAAATCTCTGCACACAGACTCCCGGGAATAAGAAGGAATAATGCCAGTGAACCGGGAAAatgccttctctgtgtctttggTGCTGTTTACAACGTGGCAGCGCCGACTGACGCCTTTCCCTGTCCACGGGGATCCGTCTGCTCAGCGCACTTGCGCGCTCCGCAAAGGTAGGGTTTTTCTGAACGCGAACTCCCTTTCGGCTTCCCGCCGCGTCCAAGTGTCTTGCGGAGTCCGGGGTGGGACTCGTGGTTTTGATCTTtaatgtctttgtttcttccggATCCCAGTTCTATTGTGCTTTTCATGACCCCCCGCATCTCGCCGAAGCCAGCGTCGTCATTCTGATTTTCCATGCAA is drawn from Neospora caninum Liverpool complete genome, chromosome X and contains these coding sequences:
- a CDS encoding putative subtilisin-like protease, translating into MDERMAVPRVDEESTNPSIDFERGLPLAGPPFEAQLSTTAGEKNIGVSKQTEGETSAENDKELSTEILEGAANLRGWRDRSTPGLLPSPSSATSDSALVSSLPPSLASALVSGLSEHLASFPLFNPSLLPESRRAPPGEEHNLLCLMGPGGNCSKTPTPTELLGLLNEGTEWILTPTATILQSIGRTVDKMISGFVLRTARVLPNYRRNVIISYRDFRPFMLLEMLAQRNRFLHHLSSLFSSLQPIRSIYLRNLGMEIFELPDVLGIGEFMKAALGLRQYVDQVFEDQELTDFDEETQSASAEGSAETAPVPVADERAGDETGGGVDGRGELASTLEPDLDREKTAILCEGNRPNSPSRGPGAGRNASDAGCAENADANPSDDAPPHRRRLQVMPNDPFTWKQWPFSDSGPSRWGTEAPSAWEIWTGANMQKRLTVAVIDSGVDYRHPDLKNMIWHNEDEICNNGIDDDRNGLVDDCLGWDFIHGDNDPDDDNGHGTASAGIIAAEPNNHIGMAGICWGCEIMILKALNKDIKGTVSSFARAIDYALGKGVKISNNSYGGRGSGFHGLEQAVERARAAGMVFVAAAGNYNGNNDNDKDPVFPASYLLDNIISVAAITRSGSLANFSSYGKTQVDIAAPGAQIMSTSLSGTYRSVEGTSFAVPFVSGAVALVWSRFPYLPYREVIDRILRNAKYNPQLQGYIATSGVLDIRKALTNGAASLPPFDASSSPALLDPNTALSRCADLRCHPLATCVVTSTLQKSCQCPQGYHGNGYECRDIDECAFNPCGPASVCRNLPGSFECKCREGFRQVADTCVDIDECRESWGGRSPGQACPLQAVCQNFSGSFDCVCPHGSAWNAQSGYNAQCLTLNTPPTGPCVNNGGCGMNALCQASGAVLYYQRTCVCLNGYEKLNASLQAGFLGDGREVCIREGIIESEIRRYIAIMQSFATRETTNKSVEAVPTSETQNTGDASKGGGAGDLLTGAWLWPRSSPPPPASNGVAPCFFGFCLLGGFPDANNGP
- a CDS encoding cDNA, FLJ92180, highly similar to Homo sapiens brain protein 44 (BRP44), mRNA, related, with product MWLRLTRFVRFAANNAGVRQTVKKDAAKQGAGVAEAVAKNAGETAAKAAEEVKGKAEASLFASSWERFKKYGMTTHFWGPIANWGLVLAGLSDMQKSPEIISERMTTVLCIYSLLFMRFAYMVQPRNYLLFTCHFCNEGVQLTQLFRKLKYNSERAEKSAKA